A stretch of the Flavobacterium sp. 5 genome encodes the following:
- a CDS encoding glycosyl hydrolase family 18 protein gives MIKNKALLGILFFLSTLFSVYGCSSQDETDIEKPNKSARVVGYLSSDSFSKINVIQFCKLTHLNISFANPDLQGNLTFNGDIDAVIAYVKAVNPNIKISISIAGGVLTAEQAANWTFLIDKPNNRPAFIQNIMAFVDKHHLDGVDVDLEWEAVTYGYSGFVLELRKVLTEHNKLMTAALPNNSRFENITQEALNSFDFLNIMSYDSTGPWTPDNPGQHSSYENSKIGIEFWNKLQHVSSDKLNLGVPFYGYNFTFKPVTSITYAQVIAAGTPFADLDQIGNIFYNGRPTIEQKVVYASEYTGGIMIWELGQDSFDQYSLLDVIHKKYTALKFKTTGMCGN, from the coding sequence ATGATAAAAAATAAAGCCTTATTAGGCATCCTTTTTTTTCTAAGTACACTTTTTTCAGTCTATGGTTGTTCTTCTCAAGATGAGACTGATATCGAAAAACCAAACAAATCGGCAAGAGTCGTTGGATATTTATCATCGGATAGTTTTAGTAAAATAAACGTTATTCAGTTTTGCAAACTTACGCATCTTAATATATCATTTGCCAATCCTGATCTACAAGGAAATTTAACTTTTAATGGAGATATTGATGCTGTAATTGCGTATGTAAAAGCGGTAAACCCAAATATTAAAATTAGCATTTCTATTGCTGGTGGAGTTTTGACTGCAGAACAAGCTGCTAATTGGACTTTTCTTATAGACAAACCAAATAATAGACCTGCATTTATTCAAAATATTATGGCTTTTGTAGATAAACATCATTTAGATGGAGTAGATGTCGATCTCGAATGGGAGGCAGTAACCTACGGATATAGTGGTTTTGTTTTAGAATTAAGAAAAGTATTAACAGAACATAATAAATTAATGACGGCAGCTTTGCCTAATAATTCCCGTTTCGAAAACATAACTCAAGAGGCATTAAATTCATTCGATTTTTTAAACATAATGTCATATGACAGTACTGGTCCGTGGACGCCAGATAATCCAGGACAGCACAGTTCCTATGAAAATTCTAAAATAGGTATTGAATTTTGGAATAAACTTCAACATGTTTCTAGTGATAAACTTAATCTAGGTGTACCTTTTTACGGTTATAATTTTACGTTTAAACCTGTTACAAGTATAACTTATGCCCAAGTTATAGCTGCAGGAACTCCATTTGCAGATCTAGATCAAATTGGTAATATTTTTTACAATGGAAGACCTACAATAGAACAAAAAGTAGTTTATGCATCAGAATATACTGGAGGTATTATGATTTGGGAACTTGGTCAAGATTCATTTGATCAATATTCTCTACTAGATGTAATTCATAAAAAATATACCGCTCTAAAATTCAAAACTACAGGAATGTGTGGTAATTAA
- a CDS encoding SusD/RagB family nutrient-binding outer membrane lipoprotein, producing MKFKQLIIIAILVLFTAVSCTENFDELEKDPVSLSANPAGQLTFIELSLSGDSYYQWRANLIYSGGFVQHYAGSWAVTEYGNKFKKVEDYNRALWASVYSNELKNVVDIIDKTSGDPANSNMNAVGKIMKVMIAQRLTDLYGDVPYSEAGLGFSKGIVTPKYDKQEDIYSSFFNELEEASAQLNASGGKVNGDLFYNGDITKWKKLANTMRLRLGMRISEVKPAEAEKQVKAAVQNGVFESNDDNCIMHHLDVSFNGTLSDFRGNGLSQAFVGDEHGDHFSSLLIDFLRDNGDPRLTMIATPKSTSSLTWGGPLAPGEVVYAGCVPGTFRWDAQGGSSALSGIQPYLKLNTTPFLHVGYSETQLLLAEAAYRGWVPGSAADYYKKGVAAGIKQLEIYGAPATSLTTIDTYVDAHPLVAGQEMAQIGMQLWITYLFNSIEAYSNWRRTGYPHLIPITNSDSETGGVTPTRFYYPGDELQKNEANYLDALSRMGGKNDWSGKVWWDVN from the coding sequence ATGAAATTTAAACAACTAATAATAATAGCTATACTTGTGTTATTTACTGCAGTTAGCTGTACCGAAAACTTTGATGAACTAGAAAAAGACCCAGTATCGTTGTCAGCCAATCCAGCTGGTCAGCTCACTTTTATCGAGTTAAGTTTGTCTGGTGATAGTTATTACCAATGGAGAGCTAACTTGATTTATTCGGGAGGTTTTGTGCAACATTATGCTGGTTCTTGGGCAGTTACAGAATATGGTAATAAATTCAAGAAAGTTGAGGATTATAATAGAGCGTTATGGGCAAGCGTATATTCTAACGAATTGAAAAATGTAGTAGATATAATCGATAAAACAAGTGGTGATCCTGCGAATTCAAATATGAATGCAGTCGGGAAAATTATGAAAGTAATGATTGCACAACGATTGACAGATTTATACGGAGATGTACCTTATTCAGAAGCTGGTTTAGGATTTTCTAAAGGAATAGTAACACCTAAATATGACAAGCAAGAAGATATATACAGTTCATTTTTTAATGAATTAGAAGAAGCATCTGCTCAATTAAATGCATCTGGAGGAAAAGTAAATGGAGATTTATTTTATAATGGAGATATTACCAAATGGAAAAAACTTGCCAATACAATGCGTTTACGTCTTGGAATGAGAATTTCGGAAGTAAAACCTGCTGAAGCTGAAAAACAAGTTAAAGCAGCTGTACAAAATGGTGTTTTTGAAAGTAATGATGATAACTGTATTATGCATCATTTAGATGTTAGTTTTAATGGAACTCTTTCTGATTTTAGAGGAAATGGATTGTCTCAGGCATTTGTTGGTGATGAACATGGAGATCATTTTAGTAGTTTGTTGATTGACTTTTTAAGAGACAATGGGGATCCTAGATTAACAATGATTGCAACTCCTAAATCAACAAGTAGTCTTACTTGGGGAGGGCCTTTGGCTCCGGGAGAAGTTGTATATGCTGGTTGCGTACCAGGAACTTTTCGATGGGATGCTCAAGGAGGATCTAGCGCTCTTTCTGGGATTCAACCCTATCTAAAATTAAATACAACGCCATTTTTACATGTTGGATATTCTGAAACGCAATTATTGTTGGCGGAAGCTGCATATAGAGGATGGGTACCTGGTTCGGCTGCTGATTATTATAAAAAAGGTGTTGCAGCAGGAATAAAACAATTAGAAATTTACGGTGCACCAGCAACTAGTTTAACTACTATAGATACTTATGTGGATGCGCATCCATTAGTGGCTGGTCAAGAAATGGCACAAATTGGTATGCAGCTCTGGATTACTTATTTGTTTAATAGTATCGAAGCGTATTCGAACTGGAGAAGAACAGGATATCCACATTTAATACCAATAACAAATTCAGATTCTGAAACTGGTGGTGTTACACCAACACGTTTCTATTATCCAGGTGATGAACTTCAGAAAAATGAAGCAAATTATTTAGATGCTTTATCAAGAATGGGAGGAAAGAATGATTGGAGTGGTAAAGTTTGGTGGGATGTAAACTAA
- a CDS encoding SusC/RagA family TonB-linked outer membrane protein encodes MKLTTLFLFTSMTVMHAGATYSQKGKVSFSANNLAVAKVIEKLENTTNYRFVYNVRSVDLNRKIDLNLKGDSMETALNTIFNDSGTDFKIEGNHIVLTPKLPEVKSIVVPIEQIQKFMVKGKVTDQSGMPLPGVTILLKGTTNASQTDYDGRYSIEASIGDVLIFSLVGIKTKLVTVTDQSELNVKLAEESQNLNEVIVTALGIKRQKKELGYAVQDVKGDQLNKVITTNVATALSGKIAGVDVSTPATGVGGTARVIIRGISSISENNQPLYIVDGVPIDNIGLSNDAASKSKWFDGRDNGDGISSINPNNIESLSVLKGAAAAALYGSRALNGVILITTKKGSKGKLQVEINSGVSFDEVNAKYKDFQTEYGSGTNGTLPDPLKSETEVYSYTTNAWGPKFSQSVGQQIKIFDGSLKPYAKVDNNIQGFFRTGVTTTNGIALSGGSENAFVRFGYNNLQNNDVIPNTGLKRNDVSLSSTLKSDKFTLTANVNYIAETTENRPGLGDSPNNIGYSLSGLAPNIDQAWLQHYKNEEDGTIYKWNSNVYQLNPYLTVNDNHNSSEKNRFIGNVSANYQLAKWIGLSFRTGLDTYAFSSKDFMVGGSTWPGRENGYLGLDHITVSEMNTDFIATFSDIKLAKDLTFSGLLGASRRDFNREEDSRFGLNIIQPGIEYISNFSSQTENAPSVTKTETNSVYGSAKFDFKNYLYAEFTGRNDWFSVINSSAPSGAFYPAASLGFIFTDAFNIKSDAFTYGKFRSSWATVSNAPGAYKNALNYTVLPSYNGGSVVNVKNTAAPNPDLTFQSKVGLEFGLDLAFFKNRLKADITAYREDTSDQTLDLPSSPTSGYEYISVNAGKLRNEGIEVFLSGTPIKTKDFEWGIDLNYSKNKNTVLELYPTIDTYTISEARWAGAAIIAKVGGQYGTIIGKDFQKTASGEMIVGANGLPLYTDNKVALGKGVPDWSAGLTNRFSYKGITLQFLLDMKFGMDVYSMTNSVAAVKGLLDVTTEGRDAYNAARATAVANDPNFSQATWIPTAGYVANGVINTGTEANPVYTKNTTPVNPQDYWNNVFSNTPAPFIYDASYIKLREVSLGYTIPRSVFGDTKISSIYISTFARNLLTFNKDLPNVDPESMYSAGNGQGFEYGALPSKKSYGFNIKVTF; translated from the coding sequence ATGAAATTAACCACATTATTTTTATTCACTTCCATGACTGTAATGCATGCAGGTGCTACGTATTCTCAAAAAGGAAAGGTCTCTTTCAGTGCTAATAATTTAGCCGTTGCAAAGGTCATTGAAAAATTAGAAAACACTACAAACTATAGATTCGTTTACAATGTTAGATCAGTAGATTTGAATCGAAAAATTGATCTCAATCTAAAGGGAGATTCCATGGAAACTGCTCTGAATACAATTTTTAATGATTCAGGGACAGATTTTAAAATTGAGGGTAATCATATTGTTTTAACTCCAAAGTTACCAGAAGTAAAATCTATTGTTGTTCCCATTGAACAAATTCAGAAATTTATGGTAAAAGGTAAAGTTACGGATCAAAGCGGAATGCCATTACCAGGGGTAACTATTCTTCTTAAAGGGACGACAAATGCAAGTCAGACAGATTACGACGGAAGGTATTCTATTGAAGCTTCTATAGGTGATGTTTTGATATTTTCCTTAGTTGGAATTAAAACGAAATTAGTCACTGTAACCGATCAGTCTGAATTAAATGTTAAACTTGCTGAAGAGTCTCAAAACTTAAATGAAGTTATTGTAACTGCATTAGGTATTAAAAGGCAGAAAAAAGAATTGGGTTATGCAGTTCAAGATGTTAAAGGAGATCAATTAAATAAAGTAATTACAACTAATGTTGCTACTGCACTTTCTGGTAAAATAGCTGGTGTAGATGTTTCTACGCCTGCAACAGGTGTAGGTGGTACTGCAAGAGTTATTATTAGAGGTATTTCGAGTATTAGCGAGAATAATCAACCGCTATATATTGTAGATGGTGTTCCAATTGATAATATAGGTTTGTCAAATGATGCTGCTTCTAAAAGCAAGTGGTTTGATGGGAGAGATAACGGTGACGGAATTTCAAGTATAAACCCTAATAATATTGAAAGTCTTTCGGTTCTAAAAGGGGCTGCTGCTGCTGCATTGTATGGTTCAAGAGCTTTGAATGGAGTAATCTTAATTACAACTAAAAAAGGAAGTAAAGGAAAATTACAAGTAGAAATTAACAGTGGAGTTAGTTTTGACGAGGTAAATGCTAAATATAAAGATTTTCAAACTGAATATGGTTCAGGAACCAATGGTACATTACCCGATCCTTTAAAATCAGAAACAGAAGTTTATTCTTATACTACAAATGCTTGGGGACCAAAATTTTCTCAATCTGTGGGACAACAAATTAAAATTTTTGATGGTTCTTTAAAACCTTATGCAAAAGTAGATAATAATATTCAGGGCTTTTTTAGAACTGGAGTTACAACTACTAACGGAATTGCTTTATCAGGAGGAAGTGAAAATGCATTTGTACGATTTGGATATAATAATTTGCAAAATAATGATGTAATTCCAAATACGGGGCTAAAAAGAAATGATGTGAGTTTAAGTTCAACGCTAAAATCTGATAAATTTACTTTAACGGCTAACGTAAATTATATTGCGGAGACTACTGAAAACAGACCAGGATTGGGAGATTCACCGAATAATATTGGATACTCTTTAAGTGGTTTAGCTCCTAATATTGATCAAGCTTGGTTGCAACATTACAAAAATGAAGAAGACGGTACTATTTATAAATGGAATAGTAATGTATATCAATTAAACCCTTATCTTACTGTTAATGATAATCATAATTCATCTGAAAAAAATCGTTTTATCGGAAATGTAAGTGCTAATTATCAGTTAGCAAAATGGATAGGATTATCTTTTAGAACAGGTTTAGATACTTATGCTTTTAGTTCTAAAGATTTTATGGTAGGTGGAAGCACATGGCCAGGAAGAGAAAATGGTTATTTAGGATTAGATCATATTACTGTTTCTGAGATGAATACGGATTTTATAGCCACTTTTAGTGATATTAAATTAGCGAAAGATTTGACCTTCTCAGGCTTATTAGGAGCGAGTAGAAGAGATTTCAATAGGGAAGAAGATTCAAGATTTGGACTTAATATAATTCAACCAGGTATAGAATATATTAGTAACTTCTCTAGTCAGACCGAAAATGCTCCTTCTGTAACAAAAACAGAAACTAACTCGGTGTATGGTTCTGCTAAATTTGATTTCAAAAATTACTTATATGCTGAATTTACTGGAAGAAATGACTGGTTCAGTGTAATTAATAGTTCAGCTCCAAGTGGTGCTTTTTACCCAGCTGCCTCTTTAGGATTTATATTCACAGATGCTTTCAATATTAAAAGTGATGCCTTTACTTATGGTAAATTTAGGTCATCATGGGCAACAGTTTCGAATGCTCCAGGTGCTTATAAAAATGCTTTAAACTATACTGTTCTTCCTTCTTATAATGGAGGTAGTGTTGTAAATGTTAAGAACACTGCTGCACCAAACCCAGATTTAACATTTCAATCAAAAGTAGGATTGGAATTTGGTCTTGATTTAGCTTTTTTCAAAAATAGATTAAAAGCTGATATCACTGCATATCGTGAAGATACTTCAGATCAAACTCTAGATTTGCCATCATCTCCAACTTCTGGGTATGAATATATTTCAGTTAATGCAGGTAAATTACGTAATGAGGGAATTGAGGTCTTTTTATCAGGGACGCCAATTAAGACTAAAGATTTTGAATGGGGAATTGATTTGAACTATTCAAAAAATAAAAATACTGTTCTTGAGCTATATCCAACTATTGATACCTATACAATTTCTGAAGCACGTTGGGCTGGAGCTGCAATTATTGCAAAAGTTGGAGGTCAATATGGAACTATTATTGGGAAAGATTTTCAGAAAACCGCTTCTGGTGAAATGATTGTTGGTGCAAATGGTTTACCATTATATACAGACAATAAAGTTGCTTTAGGAAAAGGTGTTCCAGATTGGTCTGCGGGTTTAACGAACAGATTTAGTTACAAAGGAATAACACTTCAATTTTTATTAGATATGAAATTTGGTATGGATGTATATTCTATGACAAACTCGGTTGCAGCTGTAAAAGGGCTTTTAGATGTTACAACAGAGGGTAGAGATGCTTATAATGCAGCAAGAGCTACAGCAGTTGCAAATGACCCTAATTTTAGTCAGGCAACTTGGATTCCTACAGCGGGTTATGTAGCTAACGGAGTTATTAATACTGGTACTGAAGCTAATCCAGTGTACACAAAAAATACGACACCAGTAAATCCACAGGATTATTGGAATAATGTTTTTAGTAATACTCCAGCACCATTTATTTATGATGCGTCTTATATAAAACTGAGAGAAGTAAGCTTAGGTTATACAATACCTAGAAGTGTTTTTGGAGATACAAAAATTAGTTCAATTTACATTTCTACTTTTGCAAGAAATTTATTAACATTTAATAAAGATTTACCAAATGTTGATCCTGAGTCGATGTATAGTGCTGGGAATGGTCAAGGATTTGAATATGGGGCATTACCATCAAAAAAATCGTATGGTTTTAATATTAAAGTTACATTTTAA
- a CDS encoding START-like domain-containing protein — translation MNLKVRYEIEFPINSSPQLLYQYISTPSGLSEWFADNVNSRGEFFTFIWNDSQEKARLASKKSGEKVKFKWVDENNKDTEYFFELNILVDELTKDVSLMVVDFASKEEVEEATQLWENQISDLKHVIGSV, via the coding sequence ATGAATTTAAAAGTGCGTTACGAAATCGAATTCCCCATAAATTCTTCTCCCCAATTGTTGTATCAATATATTTCGACACCATCAGGCCTATCTGAGTGGTTTGCAGATAATGTAAATTCTCGAGGTGAGTTTTTTACTTTTATTTGGAATGATTCCCAAGAAAAAGCTAGACTAGCATCAAAAAAGTCTGGAGAAAAAGTAAAGTTCAAATGGGTAGATGAAAACAATAAGGATACAGAATATTTCTTTGAATTGAATATTTTAGTAGATGAATTAACCAAAGATGTCTCTCTGATGGTAGTTGATTTTGCTAGTAAAGAAGAAGTTGAAGAGGCTACTCAATTATGGGAAAACCAAATTTCAGATCTAAAACATGTTATAGGTTCGGTATAG
- the nagB gene encoding glucosamine-6-phosphate deaminase: protein MRITSNLGNDISFKKAGQFEDTRFEKIHNVIFKNASHASIIVAQEIADLIRSKQEKNKKCVLGLVTGSSPIKVYQELVRMHKEEGLSFDNVITFNLDEYYPMPKESNQSYHYFMHQHLFNHVDIRPENVNIPDGTIELEEMNQFCVDYEMNIKNAGGLDFQLLGIGRTGHVGFNEPGSHINSGTRIITLDHITKVDASGDFNGIGNVPKKAITMGVSTILRSKRIVLMAWGQNKASVIKRTIQGDISSEVPATFLQNHNNATFILDEGAASELTRLETPWLVGECIWTPELKSKAIVWLCQYTNQSILKLTDRDYNNNGMSDLLASGSSSYDLNINMFNVLQHTITGWPGGKPNTDDSHRPERTNPAKKRVILFSPHPDDDVISMGGTFAKLIKQGHDVHVVYQTSGNIAVTDDEALKFAEVCNDFTDGDKSEINFQSVIDAIKSKPIGQSDSMEVRKLKGLIRRRESYAATRYIGLKDENTHFLDLPFYETGMVQKKPLGSEDIAIVKNIIEKIKPHQVFAAGDLADPHGTHEVCLNAIFAAMKALKSKPFMNDCWLWLYRGAWHEWDIHEIDMAVPLSPDEVLLKRYAILYHQSQKDRVMFQGNDSREFWVRAEDRNKNTAKLYDQLGLAEYEAIEAFKRFDY from the coding sequence ATGAGAATAACATCAAACTTAGGTAATGATATAAGCTTTAAGAAAGCTGGGCAGTTTGAAGATACCCGTTTTGAGAAAATTCACAACGTAATTTTTAAAAACGCTTCGCACGCTTCAATAATCGTTGCTCAAGAGATTGCGGATTTAATTCGTTCTAAACAAGAAAAGAATAAAAAATGTGTGTTAGGTTTGGTCACTGGATCTTCGCCTATAAAAGTGTATCAAGAATTAGTTCGTATGCACAAAGAAGAAGGATTGAGTTTTGACAATGTTATTACTTTCAATTTAGATGAATACTATCCTATGCCAAAGGAAAGTAATCAAAGTTATCATTATTTCATGCACCAACATCTTTTTAACCACGTTGATATTAGACCTGAAAACGTAAATATTCCTGATGGAACTATTGAACTAGAGGAGATGAATCAGTTTTGTGTGGATTATGAAATGAATATTAAAAATGCTGGAGGTCTTGATTTTCAATTATTGGGAATTGGTCGAACAGGACACGTAGGTTTTAATGAGCCAGGATCACATATCAACTCAGGAACTAGAATTATTACATTAGATCATATTACTAAAGTTGATGCATCTGGTGATTTTAACGGAATAGGAAATGTCCCTAAAAAAGCAATCACAATGGGGGTTTCAACAATTCTTAGATCTAAAAGAATTGTTTTGATGGCTTGGGGGCAAAACAAAGCTTCTGTCATCAAACGAACTATTCAAGGTGATATTAGCTCTGAAGTTCCTGCAACTTTTTTACAAAATCATAATAACGCGACTTTTATTTTAGACGAAGGTGCTGCATCAGAATTAACTCGTTTAGAAACACCTTGGCTGGTAGGAGAGTGTATTTGGACACCAGAATTAAAAAGCAAAGCTATTGTTTGGCTTTGTCAATATACAAATCAATCGATTTTAAAATTGACAGATAGAGATTACAATAACAACGGAATGTCTGATTTATTGGCTTCTGGAAGTTCTTCTTATGATTTGAATATTAATATGTTCAATGTATTGCAACATACTATTACAGGATGGCCAGGCGGTAAACCAAATACAGATGATTCTCATAGACCTGAAAGAACAAATCCTGCAAAGAAAAGAGTGATTCTTTTTAGTCCGCATCCAGACGATGATGTGATTTCTATGGGAGGGACTTTTGCCAAATTAATTAAGCAAGGTCATGATGTACATGTTGTATATCAAACTTCTGGTAACATTGCAGTTACAGATGATGAGGCTTTAAAATTTGCTGAAGTATGTAATGATTTTACTGATGGAGATAAGTCAGAAATTAATTTTCAATCCGTAATTGATGCTATTAAGTCGAAGCCAATTGGACAAAGTGACTCTATGGAAGTCCGTAAATTAAAAGGATTGATCAGAAGACGTGAATCATATGCTGCTACTAGATATATTGGGCTAAAAGATGAAAATACACACTTTTTAGATTTACCTTTTTATGAAACAGGAATGGTTCAAAAAAAGCCATTAGGTTCAGAAGATATTGCTATTGTAAAAAATATTATTGAGAAAATTAAACCACATCAGGTATTTGCAGCTGGAGATCTTGCCGATCCTCATGGTACTCATGAAGTTTGTTTGAATGCCATTTTTGCAGCTATGAAAGCATTAAAATCAAAACCATTCATGAATGATTGTTGGCTGTGGTTGTACAGAGGTGCATGGCACGAATGGGACATTCATGAAATTGATATGGCAGTTCCATTGAGTCCAGATGAAGTTTTATTGAAAAGGTATGCCATTTTATACCATCAGTCTCAAAAAGATAGAGTTATGTTCCAAGGAAATGACTCAAGAGAATTCTGGGTTAGAGCCGAAGATCGAAATAAAAATACGGCCAAATTATATGATCAATTAGGTCTTGCTGAATACGAAGCTATAGAGGCTTTTAAGCGTTTTGACTATTAA
- a CDS encoding beta-N-acetylhexosaminidase: protein MKQKITVLLLLISLTVFSQVKEEQLNLMPWPQNIELSEGSFMLTKNFKVNITGAPNARIFVGATNFLRRLDGRTGMFFDQGFITGLNEVPEAQLQINCVRSGKIELYDDESYLLDVTSNKITINATTDIGALHGLETLLQLLQNNSNSFYFPVSKISDFPRFTWRGLMIDGSRQFMPIDVIKRNLDGMAAVKMNVFHWHLVDDQGWRIEMKKHPKLIELASDGNYYTQEEIKNVVKYAADRGIQIVPEIDVPGHASAILTAYPEIGSKAVNVNVGSGEKGQQLKQIQTYSVERNAGIFTPTLDPSNPKTYELLSSIFDEVCPLFLGKFFHIGGDENEGKDWDSNPKIQEFKKKHNLATNHELQTYFTMQLVPMLKKHNKELMGWEEIMTKNMTKDAVIHSWRPNEDIGGQNSLANAVKGGYKTVLSNGYYIDLVYSVENHYSVDPMPKGVVLSDKEKARILGGEATMWTELASAKTIDSRIWPRTAAIAERLWSNENVTDISSLRKRLKTVSFRLEELGLTHLKSKEGLLRNISNNQKSEALLDLSNVCEPLKGYTRNKGGTEYKMYSPLTLFADVCTPDASDAILFGEAVVNFSNNKTIENQVIVVSYLNKWIKMDFDLNTLSDNAPLIQPLLPLSKSLKDISEQLLLKIDKKQNIDISVLNELLEKCNSKEHADVELAVYNSLKKLVQG from the coding sequence ATGAAACAAAAAATTACAGTGTTATTATTACTAATTAGCTTAACCGTTTTCTCTCAAGTAAAAGAAGAGCAATTAAATTTGATGCCTTGGCCACAAAATATTGAACTTAGCGAAGGCTCATTCATGTTGACAAAAAATTTTAAAGTAAATATTACTGGTGCTCCAAACGCTAGAATATTTGTAGGAGCTACTAATTTTTTGCGCCGATTGGATGGAAGAACAGGAATGTTTTTTGATCAAGGATTTATAACAGGTTTAAATGAAGTTCCAGAAGCGCAATTGCAAATAAATTGTGTTAGAAGTGGAAAAATTGAACTATATGATGATGAAAGTTATTTGTTGGATGTAACATCAAACAAAATTACAATAAACGCGACAACTGATATTGGAGCTCTACATGGATTAGAAACTTTATTGCAACTTTTGCAAAATAATAGTAATTCTTTTTATTTCCCAGTTTCTAAAATCTCAGATTTTCCAAGATTTACTTGGAGAGGTTTAATGATTGATGGTTCTAGACAGTTTATGCCTATTGATGTCATAAAACGGAATTTGGATGGAATGGCAGCTGTAAAAATGAATGTTTTTCACTGGCATTTGGTAGATGATCAAGGTTGGAGAATTGAAATGAAAAAACACCCGAAGTTAATTGAATTGGCATCGGATGGAAATTACTATACTCAAGAAGAAATCAAAAACGTTGTAAAATATGCCGCTGACAGAGGAATCCAGATAGTTCCTGAGATTGATGTTCCGGGTCATGCATCAGCTATTTTGACGGCTTATCCTGAAATTGGTAGTAAAGCCGTGAATGTGAATGTTGGTTCTGGAGAAAAAGGGCAACAATTAAAACAAATTCAGACCTATAGTGTAGAGAGAAACGCAGGGATTTTCACGCCTACACTGGATCCTTCAAACCCAAAAACATATGAACTGTTAAGTTCTATTTTTGATGAAGTTTGCCCGCTTTTTCTTGGAAAATTTTTTCATATCGGGGGTGATGAAAACGAAGGGAAAGATTGGGACTCAAATCCTAAAATACAGGAATTCAAAAAGAAACATAATTTGGCTACCAACCACGAATTGCAAACCTATTTCACTATGCAGTTGGTTCCGATGCTTAAAAAGCACAATAAAGAATTAATGGGATGGGAAGAAATTATGACTAAAAACATGACCAAAGATGCTGTAATTCATTCTTGGAGACCTAATGAAGATATTGGAGGTCAGAATTCTTTAGCCAATGCTGTAAAAGGTGGGTATAAAACTGTTTTGTCAAATGGCTATTATATTGATTTAGTTTATAGCGTTGAAAATCATTACAGTGTAGATCCAATGCCTAAGGGTGTAGTGTTGAGTGACAAAGAAAAGGCAAGAATATTAGGAGGTGAAGCAACTATGTGGACAGAATTAGCATCAGCAAAAACCATAGATTCTAGAATTTGGCCAAGAACAGCTGCTATTGCTGAACGTTTATGGTCTAATGAAAATGTTACCGATATAAGTAGTTTGCGCAAAAGATTGAAAACAGTTTCTTTTAGATTAGAAGAATTAGGGTTAACTCATCTAAAAAGTAAAGAGGGATTGTTGAGAAATATAAGTAACAATCAAAAAAGTGAGGCTTTGTTAGATTTGTCTAATGTTTGTGAACCGTTAAAAGGATACACAAGAAATAAAGGAGGAACTGAATATAAAATGTATTCTCCATTGACATTATTCGCAGATGTTTGTACTCCTGACGCTTCTGATGCTATTTTATTCGGTGAAGCTGTTGTAAATTTTTCAAATAATAAAACAATTGAAAATCAAGTAATAGTTGTTAGCTATTTAAATAAATGGATAAAAATGGATTTCGATTTAAATACTTTGAGTGATAATGCACCACTTATTCAACCACTTTTACCATTGTCTAAAAGTTTGAAAGACATTTCAGAGCAACTTTTGCTCAAAATTGATAAAAAACAAAATATAGATATTTCTGTATTAAATGAATTACTCGAAAAATGTAATTCGAAAGAACATGCTGACGTTGAGTTAGCGGTATATAATAGCTTGAAAAAATTAGTTCAAGGATAA